Proteins from a genomic interval of Medicago truncatula cultivar Jemalong A17 chromosome 3, MtrunA17r5.0-ANR, whole genome shotgun sequence:
- the LOC11443034 gene encoding LRR receptor-like serine/threonine-protein kinase GHR1 translates to MATFVALLLLQVLLFTPPYANSQKMNPLDLKALLSIKNTLTSISPTNSFFSTWNFTSPNPCTTFSGITCTFNRVTILSLGIDRHPLAGSLPSSISSLTELTQLILSPGIVTGSIPPQLAQLTNLRVISLPNNRFTGTIPATFSSLTNLHTLDLSHNQLAGTIPPSLTALPQLRILILASNSLTGTLPENVFSPLLHLDLKNNVLTGTLPTSFPLSLRYLSLSQNQMWGPLTNGTLESLSDLEFLDLSMNQFTGPIPAQLFFRPMLSSLFLQRNYLSGGLPLKPEDGEPLVGSNGQGSIVDLSHNLISGELSTVLDGVESLFLNNNRLMGKVPEEYVKSVCRGSTRTLYLQHNYFTGIPLNEGIVLPDTVSLCLSYNCMEPPAKQMTCPANAGEELSRPAAQCSVFNNDDSG, encoded by the coding sequence ATGGCAACCTTTGTGGCTCTTCTTCTTCTACAAGTTCTACTTTTCACACCCCCTTATGCTAATTCTCAAAAAATGAACCCCTTAGATCTCAAAGCTCTTCTTTCCATAAAAAACACTCTCACCTCAATCTCACCCACAAACTCCTTCTTCTCAACATGGAACTTCACCTCCCCAAATCCCTGCACCACTTTCTCCGGCATCACCTGCACCTTCAACCGAGTCACCATTCTCTCACTCGGTATCGACAGACACCCCCTCGCCGGCTCACTCCCCTCCTCCATCTCCTCCCTCACCGAGTTAACCCAGCTCATACTCTCCCCCGGAATCGTAACTGGTTCCATCCCACCTCAGCTCGCTCAACTCACCAACCTCCGTGTCATCTCCCTCCCCAACAACCGCTTCACCGGCACCATTCCCGCCACATTCTCCTCTCTCACAAATCTCCACACACTCGATCTCAGTCACAACCAACTCGCCGGAACAATCCCACCGTCGCTCACCGCGTTACCACAACTCCGAATATTAATCCTCGCTTCGAACTCCCTCACCGGAACGTTACCGGAAAACGTTTTTTCACCGCTACTTCATTTGGATTTGAAAAACAACGTACTAACAGGAACGTTACCAACGTCATTTCCGTTATCTCTACGTTATCTTTCGTTATCACAGAATCAAATGTGGGGTCCACTTACCAACGGAACACTAGAGTCGCTTTCAGATTTGGAGTTTCTTGACCTGAGCATGAATCAATTTACTGGGCCTATTCCAGCCCAGCTCTTCTTCAGGCCCATGCTTTCTTCACTCTTCTTACAACGAAATTATCTTTCTGGTGGGCTTCCATTAAAGCCTGAAGATGGAGAACCGTTGGTTGGATCAAACGGTCAAGGTTCGATAGTTGATCTAAGTCATAACTTAATCAGCGGAGAATTATCAACGGTGTTAGATGGAGTTGAGagtttatttttgaataataacCGTTTGATGGGAAAGGTGCCTGAAGAGTATGTCAAGAGCGTGTGTCGCGGTAGCACTCGAACACTCTATCTTCAGCATAACTACTTCACGGGGATACCGTTGAATGAAGGAATCGTGCTGCCTGATACGGTGTCCTTGTGCTTGTCGTATAACTGCATGGAACCTCCGGCGAAGCAAATGACTTGTCCGGCGAATGCCGGAGAAGAATTGTCGAGGCCGGCAGCACAGTGCTCTGTGTTTAACAATGATGACAGTGGTTAA